One part of the Musa acuminata AAA Group cultivar baxijiao chromosome BXJ1-5, Cavendish_Baxijiao_AAA, whole genome shotgun sequence genome encodes these proteins:
- the LOC135674672 gene encoding geranylgeranyl transferase type-2 subunit alpha 1-like — MHGRPRKDPRPKDDAAKAAHLRELQAQLLHNHRNRTYTKEALASCSKLLEINPEVYTAWNYRKLSLQHNLDGVDDPDALKSAIEDELRVVEIALRTNPKSYAAWYHRKWVLGRRLMPVEFEREFRLLDLLLNADQRNFHGWNYRRFVAKLKNVPEEEELKFTKKMIDTNFSNYSAWHNRSALLSHLLTKKSQGFDSKKNTLTEEYELVHDALFTDQSDQSGWFYHLWLLDQTVCLDDPQLISSWPTHKSDLILSESNKIDGCQLFPSSNSRSFSLLHTGTFPIILYFNKAVKNIDSSTVIVSSVFVTNEDLNWRPLSTNNSGEACCWVTFLTVPEENCSSSTSYPVEVCLDRYKDIVSSDVSDCKNPSKFTFTVAFRGHSLEQTSKESVEENVVWKYVDICNPQESPCLMSFDQLSINEDHAEEGFKWNLQTLSNEIELFREFNDEDSKFVKLTLARLLVAHDLMVPNGSHNHIKTHSGEVLTLYDDLMKLDPSHKRYYEDEQSVVLMDQLTSDKDSLTKHCWQFDEPTSSSFHCQYCLWLNELSLTRIGSVKNILWVQMLDLSHNKLRSVEGLEALQLLACLNLSNNQISSFTALEPLKLLSSLRVLDVSFNMIGAHAIDTTRYLCSSPLSHTLDAKQLNVGYEKENTEVRDHWEVTSLFRALRLTQLDIKGNAVLNEKFSVLAIELLPSLKWLDGKRVR, encoded by the exons ATGCACGGCCGGCCGCGGAAGGACCCGCGGCCGAAGGACGACGCCGCGAAGGCCGCGCATCTCCGCGAGCTCCAGGCCCAACTCCTCCACAACCACCGAAACCGCAC GTACACCAAGGAGGCACTTGCTTCCTGCTCGAAGCTTTTGGAGATCAACCCCGAGGTCTACACCGCTTGGAACTACCGGAAGCTCTCTCTCCAGCACAATCTTGATGGGGTCGACGATCCCGACGCCCTCAAATCGGCGATCGAGGACGAGCTAAGAGTC GTGGAGATAGCATTGAGAACGAATCCGAAGTCCTACGCCGCATGGTACCACCGGAAATGGGTGCTCGGTCGCAGGCTCATGCCGGTTGAGTTCGAGCGTGAGTTCAGGCTTCTGGATCTGCTGCTGAACGCGGATCAACGGAATTTTCACGGATGGAATTACCGCAG GTTTGTTGCGAAGTTGAAGAATGTGCCCGAGGAGGAGGAGCTGAAGTTCACAAAGAAGATGATCGACACTAATTTCAGCAACTATTCAGCCTGGCATAATCGTAG TGCACTTCTATCACATCTGCTAACGAAAAAGTCCCAGGGCTTTGATTCTAAGAAGAATACTTTAACAGAGGAGTATGAACTAGTACATGATGCCCTTTTCACTGACCAAAGCGATCAAAGTGGATGGTTCTATCATCTCTGGCTTCTGGACCAGACAGTTTGTCTGGATGATCCACAGCTGATCTCTTCATGGCCTACTCATAAATCGGATCTGATTTTATCTGAGAGCAATAAGATCGATGGTTGCCAACTGTTTCCATCCTCAAATTCCAGATCCTTCTCTTTATTGCATACAGGAACATTTCCCATCATTCTCTATTTCAATAAAGCTGTAAAAAATATAGATTCATCTACTGTTATTGTCAGTTCCGTGTTTGTGACAAATGAAGATCTTAATTGGAGGCCACTCTCAACTAATAATTCAGGAGAAGCCTGTTGTTGGGTGACTTTTCTCACAGTTCCTGAGGAAAATTGcagtagttcaacctcttatcCAGTTGAGGTTTGCCTTGACAGGTATAAGGATATTGTGTCATCAGATGTTTCTGATTGCAAAAATCCTTCAAAGTTCACATTTACAGTTGCATTTAGGGGTCATAGTTTAGAACAGACCAGCAAagaatctgttgaggaaaatgtTGTCTGGAAATATGTTGATATATGTAACCCACAGGAAAGTCCTTGTCTGATGTCGTTTGATCAGCTAAGCATCAATGAGGACCATGCAGAAGAAGGTTTCAAGTGGAATTTACAGACATTGTCCAATGAGATAGAGCTTTTCAGGGAATTCAATGATGAAGATAG TAAATTTGTGAAACTAACATTAGCAAGGCTCTTGGTTGCTCATGACTTAATGGTTCCAAATGGATCTCATAATCATATAAAGACTCATTCTGGTGAGGTCTTAACACTCTATGATGACTTGATGAAGTTGGATCCGTCACATAAAAGATACTATGAAGATGAACAAAGTGTCGTTCTAATGGATCAG CTGACTTCTGATAAAGATTCTTTAACTAAGCATTGTTGGCAATTTGATGAACCTACTTCCTCAAGTTTCCATTGCCAGTATTGCCTTTGGCTCAATGAGCTATCGTTAACACGGATTGGATCTGTCAAGAATATATTGTGGGTCCAGATGCTAGATCTGAGTCATAACAAACTTCGGTCTGTTGAAG GTTTGGAGGCATTACAGCTTCTTGCTTGCTTAAACCTCAGTAACAATCAAATAAGCAGCTTTACAGCCCTGGAGCCCCTAAAGCTGCTCAGTTCCTTGAGAGTACTTGATGTCTCTTTCAACATGATCGGTGCTCATGCGATCGACACAACAAGGTACCTCTGCTCATCTCCATTATCACATACTTTGGATGCAAAGCAACTCAATGTAGGATATGAGAAGGAAAATACGGAGGTGCGCGACCACTGGGAAGTCACGTCGCTTTTTAGGGCGTTGCGCTTAACGCAATTGGATATAAAGGGAAACGCAGTCCTGAATGAGAAATTTAGTGTGTTGGCGATCGAGTTGCTTCCGTCTCTGAAATGGCTTGATGGGAAACGTGTAAGATGA